One segment of Chthonomonadales bacterium DNA contains the following:
- a CDS encoding PilZ domain-containing protein — protein sequence MSELVGVVLGTQAPALFGALGSRGAELLLGFGAAAVLTLAAASAGLAVGVVLRRRMRGEALADCRPVPADRVREGMPAILEAPRDGGMRRSAGIVRAVHRRYFALAVDTETGPVAIGSPLFVTVADDSAAYRFAAAVTDRRVVDGVPTLYVRRPVWVERVQRRAFHRVPVHLPTAVLLHPAEGREPAVHRAVVQDLSAGGVRLAVPVAAPIGARLRVRLPVEGLGEPGFEARVQRCDATPAGARYPYVLGCEFVCIAEETREAVLRHCFAMERGQRSSSAPSAGSAAAD from the coding sequence GTGTCGGAGCTCGTGGGAGTCGTGCTGGGCACGCAAGCGCCGGCCTTGTTTGGAGCGCTCGGCTCGCGCGGCGCCGAGCTTCTTCTCGGCTTTGGCGCGGCGGCCGTGCTGACCCTGGCGGCGGCCTCCGCCGGGCTCGCCGTCGGCGTCGTGTTGCGCCGCCGGATGCGCGGAGAAGCGCTCGCGGACTGCCGACCCGTTCCCGCCGACCGTGTGCGCGAGGGCATGCCGGCGATCCTTGAGGCGCCGCGTGACGGCGGCATGCGGCGATCCGCCGGGATCGTCCGCGCGGTCCATCGGCGCTACTTCGCCCTCGCCGTCGACACCGAGACGGGGCCGGTCGCCATCGGCTCTCCGCTCTTCGTCACCGTTGCGGACGACTCGGCCGCCTACCGCTTCGCGGCCGCCGTGACGGATCGGCGCGTGGTCGACGGCGTGCCGACGCTCTACGTCCGGCGGCCTGTCTGGGTGGAGCGCGTGCAGCGCCGCGCGTTCCACCGCGTGCCGGTCCACCTGCCCACCGCCGTCTTGCTCCACCCCGCCGAGGGCCGTGAGCCGGCGGTCCATCGGGCGGTGGTGCAGGACCTCTCGGCGGGCGGCGTCAGGCTGGCCGTACCGGTGGCGGCGCCGATCGGAGCGAGGCTGCGCGTGCGGCTGCCGGTGGAGGGCCTGGGCGAGCCCGGGTTCGAGGCCCGCGTGCAGCGCTGCGACGCGACGCCCGCCGGAGCCCGTTACCCCTACGTGCTCGGGTGCGAGTTCGTCTGCATCGCCGAGGAGACGCGCGAGGCGGTGCTGCGGCACTGTTTTGCCATGGAGCGAGGCCAGCGGTCGTCCAGCGCGCCGTCGGCGGGCAGCGCCGCCGCAGATTGA
- a CDS encoding ribonuclease H-like domain-containing protein — MARPGDYLESIAALNGRPLENVPEAADAEREELRRRLRRGRGDAAARVEEPLVYRRDLAPPASAPARPAGRVLALAEALEGAEAVSAAGARAFERVVPAHAVDAGARDLHALFSAAMERRAIERLLRGPTPRPAPPPGPADVLFLDLETTGLSACQIFLAGVMEWDGDQLLVRQYLARDYSEEPAVLSLLAARLRPGTVLVTFNGRAFDVPCVRMRAAATGVRIPHDPEHLDLLPACRRAWRHRLPNCKLQTLERWVCGRSRSGDIPGAEVPAAYHAFVRSGDAADLARIVEHNARDLLTLAELLARLSAAKPAPGGEPD; from the coding sequence ATGGCGCGGCCCGGCGATTATCTGGAGAGCATCGCGGCGCTCAATGGGCGGCCGCTGGAGAACGTGCCCGAGGCTGCCGACGCGGAGCGCGAGGAGTTGCGGCGCCGGCTCCGGCGCGGCCGGGGCGACGCCGCCGCTCGGGTGGAAGAGCCTCTGGTCTACCGCCGGGATCTGGCTCCGCCGGCTTCCGCGCCGGCCCGCCCCGCGGGCCGTGTGCTCGCGCTGGCCGAGGCGCTGGAGGGGGCCGAGGCTGTGAGCGCCGCCGGCGCCCGCGCGTTCGAGCGCGTGGTCCCCGCACACGCCGTGGACGCTGGCGCGCGCGACCTGCACGCCCTGTTCAGCGCGGCCATGGAGCGGCGCGCCATCGAGCGCCTCCTGCGCGGCCCCACGCCGCGGCCCGCGCCGCCGCCTGGCCCGGCCGACGTCCTGTTCCTCGACCTGGAGACGACCGGGCTGAGTGCCTGCCAGATCTTCCTGGCCGGCGTGATGGAGTGGGACGGCGACCAACTCCTCGTGCGGCAGTACCTGGCGCGCGACTACTCCGAGGAGCCTGCCGTGCTCTCGCTGCTGGCGGCCAGGCTGCGCCCCGGCACGGTCCTGGTCACCTTCAACGGCCGCGCCTTCGACGTGCCCTGCGTACGGATGCGCGCCGCCGCCACGGGCGTTCGAATCCCCCACGATCCCGAGCACCTGGACCTGCTTCCCGCGTGCCGACGGGCCTGGCGCCACCGGCTCCCCAACTGCAAGCTCCAGACGCTGGAGCGGTGGGTGTGCGGCCGCAGCCGCTCGGGCGACATCCCGGGCGCCGAGGTGCCGGCGGCCTACCACGCCTTCGTGCGCAGCGGCGACGCCGCCGACCTGGCGCGTATCGTGGAGCATAACGCTCGCGACCTCCTCACGCTGGCGGAACTGCTGGCCCGCCTCTCCGCCGCGAAGCCTGCGCCGGGTGGGGAGCCGGACTGA